From Cheilinus undulatus linkage group 17, ASM1832078v1, whole genome shotgun sequence, one genomic window encodes:
- the ugcg gene encoding ceramide glucosyltransferase has translation MSVLELALQGLAVFGFILFFVLWLMHFMSIIYVRLHLHRKRSEVKQPFVQMVGVSLLKPLKGVDPNLISNLETFFTLDYPKYEILLCVQDQDDPAVDVCKKLLGKYPNVDARLFIGGKKVGINPKINNLMPGYEGAKYGLVWICDSGIRVKPDTLTDMTNQMTEKVGLVHGLPYVADRQGFAATLEQVYFGTSHPRSYISANVTGIKCVTGMSCLMRKDVLDQAGGLVAFAQYIAEDYFMAKAIADRGWKFSMATQVALQNSGSYSIGQFQSRMIRWTKLRINMLPGTVLEPVSECFLASLIIGWAAHYVFRWDMMVFFMCHCLAWFIFDYIQLTGVQGGPLCFSKLDFAVAWFIRESMAVQIFLSALWDPTISWRTGRYRLRCGGTAEEILDV, from the exons ATGTCGGTGCTGGAGCTCGCCCTGCAGGGCCTGGCCGTGTTCGGCTTCATCCTGTTCTTCGTGCTGTGGCTCATGCACTTCATGTCCATCATCTATGT GCGTCTCCACCTCCACAGGAAAAGGTCGGAGGTCAAACAGCCGTTCGTGCAGATGGTTGGAGTTTCTCTGCTGAAGCCTCTGAAGGGCGTGGACCCCAACCTCATCTCCAACCTGGAGACGTTTTTCACGCTGGACTACCCCAAG TATGAGATCCTGCTGTGTGTTCAGGATCAGGATGATCCAGCTGTGGACGTCTGCAAAAAGCTGTTAGGAAAATATCCCAACGTAGACGCTCGACTATTCATCG GGGGAAAGAAGGTCGGGATCAACCCAAAGATCAACAACCTGATGCCGGGTTATGAAGGAGCCAAATATGGTCTGGTCTGGATCTGTGACAGCGGCATCAGAG tgaAACCAGACACCCTGACAGATATGACCAATCAGATGACAGAGAAGGTGGGATTGGTCCACGGGTTACCATATGTCGCAGACCGCCAAGGCTTCGCCGCCACTCTGGAGCAG GTTTATTTTGGGACGTCCCATCCTCGCTCCTACATCTCCGCTAATGTGACGGGGATCAAATGTGTGACAGGGATGTCGTGTCTCATGAGGAAGGATGTGTTGGACCAGGCTGGAGGACTGGTCGCCTTCGCTCAGTACATCGCAGAGGATTACTTCATGGCTAAAGCTATCGCTGACAG AGGATGGAAGTTCTCCATGGCAACACAGGTGGCGCTGCAGAACTCGGGGTCGTACTCTATTGGCCAGTTTCAGTCCCGCATGATCAG GTGGACAAAGTTACGGATAAACATGCTGCCAGGCACCGTGCTGGAGCCCGTCTCTGAGTGCTTCCTGGCCAGCCTCATCATTGGCTGGGCCGCTCATTACGTGTTCAG GTGGGACATGATGGTCTTCTTCATGTGTCACTGTCTGGCCTGGTTCATCTTTGACTACATCCAGCTGACTGGAGTCCAG GGCGGACCCCTCTGCTTCTCGAAGCTGGACTTTGCGGTGGCGTGGTTCATCAGGGAGTCCATGGCAGTGCAGATCTTCCTCTCGGCTCTGTGGGACCCCACCATCAGCTGGAGGACGGGACGCTACCGCCTACGCTGTGGTGGGACCGCCGAGGAGATCCTCGACGTCTAG